One region of Brachybacterium saurashtrense genomic DNA includes:
- a CDS encoding TIGR03085 family metal-binding protein produces the protein MHPEREDFADTLLALGEEAPTILPGWNAAALLEHLLVREGAPHLRLAPRLPGPVGRRAERSLDRLRALSWPDRVARFRQGPGALSPVGRLDALSGQGEMLIHHEDLRRAQPGWEPRRLSPDVAADAWRAVGLLAPLVMRVRADVLLVSPLGGHRVRSRGAHGSVRVHGEVMELLLWVSGRERVARVRVHGDDAALRAVAEGRRGM, from the coding sequence ATGCACCCGGAACGGGAGGACTTCGCGGACACCCTGCTTGCGCTCGGCGAGGAGGCGCCCACGATCCTGCCGGGATGGAACGCCGCCGCGCTGCTCGAACACCTGCTGGTGCGCGAGGGCGCACCGCATCTGCGCCTCGCGCCACGGCTGCCCGGCCCGGTGGGCCGCCGCGCGGAGCGCTCACTGGACCGCCTGCGGGCGCTGTCCTGGCCGGACCGGGTGGCGCGCTTCCGGCAGGGTCCGGGCGCGCTCTCCCCCGTCGGCCGGCTCGATGCGCTCAGCGGCCAGGGCGAGATGCTGATCCACCACGAGGACCTGCGCCGCGCCCAGCCCGGCTGGGAGCCCCGTCGCCTCTCCCCGGACGTCGCCGCGGACGCCTGGCGGGCGGTGGGCCTGCTGGCGCCGCTGGTGATGAGGGTGCGGGCCGACGTGCTGCTGGTCTCCCCGCTCGGCGGCCACCGGGTGCGCTCGCGCGGGGCGCACGGATCCGTGCGCGTGCACGGCGAGGTGATGGAGCTGCTGCTGTGGGTGAGCGGGCGGGAGCGGGTGGCGCGCGTGCGGGTGCACGGGGACGACGCCGCGCTGCGCGCGGTGGCGGAGGGCCGACGCGGCATGTGA
- a CDS encoding sugar phosphate isomerase/epimerase family protein translates to MSHPHTLFTGQWADLTLDEVAELAAGWGYDGLEIAVSGEHLDASRWDDADYVAERLGVLEKHGLGCWAISNHLTGQAVCDDPIDFRHQAIVGTEVWGDGDPEGVRRRAAEDMKNTARLAQKLGVRTVIGFTGSQIWKYVAMFPPVGQDVIDAGYRDFADRWHPILDVFDECGVRFAHEVHPSEIAYDYWTTQRTLEAIGHREAFGLNWDPSHFMWQEIDPVSFITDFADRIYHVDCKDIRVRTTGRNTRLGSHLPWGDPRRGWDFVSFGRGDVPWDAAFRALRSVGYEGPLSIEWEDAGMDRLHGAKEALELLRSLDYPVSEVSFDAAFSSQG, encoded by the coding sequence ATGTCCCATCCGCACACCCTGTTCACCGGCCAGTGGGCCGATCTCACCCTCGACGAGGTCGCGGAGCTCGCGGCCGGCTGGGGGTACGACGGCCTCGAGATCGCCGTCTCCGGCGAGCACCTGGACGCGAGCCGCTGGGACGACGCCGACTACGTCGCCGAGCGCCTGGGCGTCCTCGAGAAGCACGGCCTGGGCTGCTGGGCGATCTCCAACCACCTCACGGGCCAGGCCGTCTGCGACGACCCGATCGACTTCCGCCACCAGGCGATCGTCGGCACCGAGGTCTGGGGCGACGGGGACCCGGAGGGGGTGCGCCGTCGCGCCGCCGAGGACATGAAGAACACCGCCCGCCTCGCGCAGAAGCTGGGCGTGAGGACCGTCATCGGCTTCACCGGCTCGCAGATCTGGAAGTACGTGGCGATGTTCCCGCCCGTCGGCCAAGACGTGATCGACGCCGGCTACCGGGACTTCGCCGATCGCTGGCACCCGATCCTCGACGTGTTCGACGAGTGCGGGGTGCGCTTCGCCCACGAGGTCCACCCCTCGGAGATCGCCTACGACTACTGGACCACGCAGCGCACCCTCGAGGCGATCGGCCACCGGGAGGCGTTCGGCCTGAACTGGGACCCCTCCCACTTCATGTGGCAGGAGATCGACCCGGTCTCCTTCATCACCGACTTCGCCGACCGCATCTACCACGTGGACTGCAAGGACATCCGCGTGCGCACCACCGGGCGCAACACCCGCCTCGGCTCCCACCTGCCCTGGGGGGATCCGCGGCGCGGCTGGGACTTCGTCTCCTTCGGCCGCGGGGACGTGCCGTGGGACGCCGCGTTCCGGGCGCTGCGCTCCGTCGGCTACGAGGGGCCGCTCTCCATCGAGTGGGAGGATGCCGGCATGGACCGGCTCCACGGGGCGAAGGAGGCCCTCGAGTTGCTGCGCAGCCTGGACTACCCCGTCTCCGAGGTGTCCTTCGACGCCGCGTTCAGCAGCCAGGGCTGA
- a CDS encoding Gfo/Idh/MocA family protein, translated as MPHPSHRPLGVALIGYAFMGRAHSQAWRTVGAAFDVPEIARRVIVGRDEHALAEAARRLDWEEHTTDWRAAIAREDVDIVDICTPGALHAEIAIAALEAGKHVLCEKPLANSSEEAERMVAAAQAAARRGQVAALGHTYRRVAALRLARRFIAEGRLGRLRQIRAAYLQDWLVDPEAPMSWRLRKETAGSGALGDIGSHAIDQVCFLTGARVASVRGRLATMVPERPGPDGPEPVTVDDAAWATLELEDGTIASIEASRMATGAKNRMSLEVYGTRGALRFDLENLNELWFLDATAPAEEQGFTRVLVTEPEHPYGGAWWPQGHVLGWEHSFTHQARDLLRAITGGEPFSPDFADGLALQRVLEAVIASDAADGATIAL; from the coding sequence GTGCCCCACCCGTCCCACCGTCCGCTCGGCGTGGCCCTGATCGGCTACGCCTTCATGGGCCGCGCCCACTCGCAGGCCTGGCGCACCGTGGGCGCCGCCTTCGACGTCCCCGAGATCGCCCGTCGCGTCATCGTGGGCCGGGACGAGCACGCGCTCGCCGAGGCGGCGCGGCGGCTGGACTGGGAGGAGCACACCACCGACTGGCGGGCCGCGATCGCTCGCGAGGACGTGGACATCGTGGACATCTGCACCCCCGGCGCGCTCCACGCCGAGATCGCGATCGCCGCCCTCGAGGCCGGCAAGCACGTGCTGTGCGAGAAGCCGCTGGCCAACAGCAGCGAGGAGGCGGAGCGCATGGTCGCCGCCGCCCAGGCGGCCGCCCGGCGCGGGCAGGTCGCCGCGCTCGGCCACACCTACCGTCGGGTCGCCGCGCTACGCCTGGCCCGCCGGTTCATCGCCGAGGGCCGCCTGGGGCGCCTGCGCCAGATCCGCGCGGCGTATCTGCAGGACTGGCTGGTGGACCCCGAGGCCCCGATGAGCTGGCGGCTGCGGAAGGAGACCGCGGGCTCCGGCGCCCTCGGCGACATCGGCTCCCACGCCATCGACCAGGTGTGCTTCCTCACCGGGGCTCGGGTCGCCTCCGTGCGGGGCCGGCTGGCGACCATGGTCCCCGAGCGTCCCGGCCCCGACGGCCCCGAACCGGTGACCGTCGACGACGCCGCCTGGGCGACCCTCGAGCTCGAGGACGGCACGATCGCCTCGATCGAGGCGAGCCGCATGGCCACTGGGGCGAAGAACCGGATGAGCCTGGAGGTGTACGGCACCCGCGGCGCGCTCCGCTTCGACCTCGAGAACCTCAACGAGCTGTGGTTCCTGGACGCCACGGCACCTGCCGAGGAGCAGGGCTTCACGCGAGTGCTGGTCACCGAGCCGGAGCACCCCTACGGCGGCGCCTGGTGGCCGCAGGGGCATGTGCTGGGCTGGGAGCACTCCTTCACCCATCAGGCCCGCGACCTGCTGCGCGCGATCACCGGCGGCGAGCCCTTCTCCCCCGACTTCGCCGACGGTCTCGCCCTGCAGCGGGTGCTCGAGGCGGTCATCGCCTCCGACGCCGCCGACGGCGCGACCATCGCCCTCTGA
- a CDS encoding transglutaminase-like domain-containing protein: MERHVHAWIRAEVAEGTDVALLIAASDAPLGEETLSVRAGGAEHPVTETRDRFGSRMHLVQGLPLGTVEIVYEARGAGRAPVPTLREADAALHLHPSRYCEVDEFEAIAAEVLDGREGLEALDAVVRWVHEHLEYVPGSSTVTDSARSTHLSRQGVCRDYAHLTATLLRAGGIPARCASAYAPGLSPMDFHLVVEALVAGEWQVVDATHLAPRASMMRIATGQDAADTAFMTTLAGDVTLTGIQITAVVDPALPREDPRERLALR; this comes from the coding sequence GTGGAACGACACGTGCACGCATGGATCCGCGCGGAGGTCGCCGAGGGCACCGACGTCGCGCTGCTGATCGCCGCCTCCGACGCCCCGCTGGGCGAGGAGACGCTCTCGGTGCGGGCCGGGGGCGCGGAGCACCCGGTCACCGAGACCCGGGACCGCTTCGGCAGTCGCATGCACCTCGTGCAGGGCCTGCCGCTGGGCACGGTGGAGATCGTGTACGAGGCGCGGGGCGCGGGCCGGGCGCCCGTGCCGACTCTCCGCGAGGCGGACGCGGCGCTGCACCTGCACCCCTCCCGCTACTGCGAGGTGGACGAGTTCGAGGCCATCGCCGCGGAGGTGCTCGACGGTCGCGAGGGCCTCGAGGCGCTGGACGCGGTGGTCCGGTGGGTGCACGAGCACCTCGAGTACGTGCCCGGCTCGAGCACGGTCACGGACTCCGCCCGTTCCACCCACCTGTCTCGGCAGGGCGTGTGCCGCGACTACGCCCACCTCACCGCGACCCTGCTGCGCGCCGGCGGGATCCCCGCGCGGTGCGCGTCGGCGTATGCGCCGGGGCTCAGCCCGATGGACTTCCACCTGGTGGTGGAGGCACTGGTCGCGGGGGAGTGGCAGGTGGTGGATGCGACGCATCTGGCGCCGCGGGCGTCGATGATGCGGATCGCGACCGGTCAGGACGCGGCGGACACCGCCTTCATGACCACCCTGGCCGGGGACGTGACCCTCACCGGCATCCAGATCACGGCCGTGGTCGATCCCGCGCTGCCGCGCGAGGATCCGCGCGAGCGCCTCGCGCTGCGCTGA
- a CDS encoding PAC2 family protein has product MDPTTLFSYERHVDSRALRGRTLLVTLGAFSDAGDAQQLIDDHLLNTLSSRVVGRLDMDQVYDYAGRRPEVSLQLDHFTDYEKPEILLHEVTALDGETFFLLTGPEPSFQWERVASALRIVVEQLGIERTLLLQGFPAPVPHTRELPVTRFAGDPDSISVRRTMPGTFRLRAPFTALLTMRLADGGHDVVGLTVHVPQYLHEMSYPDAAIALLGAITEEHGPEVPVDSLEAQAEPVREAIAAQLEAQPQLQEMVAGLEQRFDRMITSGAGAEVPTADAIAAEVEEYLAGFGADGTPQEPGEDGDDPAPSAG; this is encoded by the coding sequence ATGGATCCGACGACACTGTTCAGCTACGAACGGCACGTCGACTCGCGCGCCCTGCGCGGCCGGACCCTGCTCGTCACCCTGGGGGCGTTCAGCGATGCGGGCGACGCCCAGCAGCTGATCGACGACCACCTGCTCAACACCCTCTCCAGCCGCGTGGTGGGCCGGCTGGACATGGACCAGGTCTACGACTACGCGGGCCGCCGCCCCGAGGTCTCCCTGCAGCTGGACCACTTCACGGACTACGAGAAGCCGGAGATCCTGCTGCACGAGGTCACCGCCCTGGACGGGGAGACCTTCTTCCTGCTCACCGGCCCCGAGCCCTCCTTCCAGTGGGAGCGGGTGGCCAGCGCGCTGCGGATCGTGGTGGAGCAGCTGGGGATCGAGCGCACCCTGCTGCTGCAGGGCTTCCCCGCCCCGGTCCCCCACACCCGGGAGCTGCCGGTGACCCGCTTCGCGGGCGATCCGGACTCCATCAGCGTGCGCCGCACGATGCCCGGCACGTTCCGCCTCCGCGCCCCGTTCACGGCCCTGCTCACCATGCGCCTGGCGGACGGCGGCCACGACGTCGTCGGGCTCACGGTCCACGTGCCGCAGTACCTGCACGAGATGTCCTACCCGGACGCCGCGATCGCGCTGCTGGGCGCGATCACCGAGGAGCACGGCCCCGAGGTGCCGGTGGACTCCCTGGAGGCGCAGGCGGAGCCGGTGCGGGAGGCGATCGCCGCCCAGCTCGAGGCGCAGCCGCAGCTGCAGGAGATGGTGGCCGGGCTCGAGCAGCGGTTCGACCGGATGATCACCTCCGGCGCCGGCGCCGAGGTGCCCACGGCGGACGCGATCGCCGCCGAGGTCGAGGAGTACCTCGCCGGGTTCGGCGCCGACGGCACGCCCCAGGAGCCGGGCGAGGACGGGGACGACCCCGCCCCGTCGGCCGGCTGA
- a CDS encoding sulfite exporter TauE/SafE family protein, translating to MPLLDQLLQLSALTLVLLVGAAFLAGWVDAVVGGGGLIQLPALLTAMPPDSSSGAVLGTNKLASAAGTAVSSWTYVRRILPVTATAVPLVVCALAGSAAGAAMASAIPKPWLTPIVLVALLAVGGYTLLRPAMGLEHAPRHSGRAHVLRAGGIGAGVGVYDGILGPGTGSFFIILMVAVLGYGFLEASVHAKLANLTTNISALAVFGLQGEVWWLLGAVLALANLSGGFLGARLALRLGSRFVRTVFLVVTGALALRLAVDTVALFT from the coding sequence GTGCCCCTGCTCGACCAGCTGCTGCAGCTCTCCGCCCTCACCCTGGTGCTCCTGGTGGGCGCCGCGTTCCTCGCCGGCTGGGTGGACGCGGTGGTGGGCGGCGGCGGGCTGATCCAGCTGCCGGCGCTGCTCACCGCGATGCCGCCGGACTCCTCCAGCGGGGCGGTGCTGGGCACCAACAAGCTCGCCTCCGCGGCCGGGACCGCGGTGTCCTCGTGGACCTACGTGCGGCGCATCCTGCCCGTGACGGCCACCGCGGTGCCGCTGGTGGTGTGCGCCCTGGCGGGCAGTGCGGCCGGGGCGGCGATGGCCAGCGCGATCCCGAAGCCGTGGCTCACCCCGATCGTGCTGGTGGCCCTGCTGGCCGTGGGCGGGTACACGCTGCTGCGGCCCGCGATGGGGCTCGAGCACGCGCCGCGGCACAGCGGCCGCGCCCACGTGCTGCGCGCGGGCGGCATCGGCGCAGGGGTGGGGGTGTACGACGGCATCCTGGGCCCCGGCACCGGCAGCTTCTTCATCATCCTGATGGTCGCCGTGCTCGGCTACGGCTTCCTCGAGGCGAGCGTGCACGCGAAGCTCGCCAACCTCACCACGAACATCAGCGCGCTGGCCGTGTTCGGGCTGCAGGGCGAGGTGTGGTGGCTGCTGGGCGCCGTGCTGGCGCTGGCGAACCTCAGCGGCGGCTTCCTGGGCGCGCGGCTGGCGCTGCGCCTGGGCTCCCGCTTCGTGCGCACCGTGTTCCTGGTGGTCACCGGGGCGCTGGCGCTGCGCCTCGCCGTCGACACGGTGGCGCTGTTCACATAG
- a CDS encoding HAD family hydrolase: MRAVIWDLGGTLVDTYPDVDRALAGALSPAPGEELLHEVALLTRRSSGEAIRTLAARHHVSEELLQDAYERTKEVWEEHPPPVMDGARELLEAVREAGGLNLVATHRHRESASALLERLALEVDDLVCAPDGFARKPSPQMLRTLLARHDLAPRDCLAVGDRTADVEAAAAAGVPAQLLETPGVPLDAAGADRLRSLRALIALFPAPGAQGGAGH; the protein is encoded by the coding sequence ATGCGCGCAGTCATCTGGGATCTCGGCGGCACCCTGGTGGACACCTACCCGGACGTGGACCGGGCGCTGGCCGGAGCGCTGAGCCCGGCACCGGGGGAGGAGCTCCTGCACGAGGTGGCCCTGCTCACCCGTCGCTCCAGCGGGGAGGCGATCCGCACCCTCGCCGCACGCCACCACGTGAGCGAGGAGCTCCTGCAGGATGCGTACGAGCGCACCAAGGAGGTCTGGGAGGAGCATCCGCCACCGGTCATGGACGGGGCGCGCGAGCTGCTCGAGGCCGTGCGCGAGGCGGGCGGACTGAACCTGGTGGCCACTCATCGCCACCGCGAGAGCGCGAGCGCCCTGCTGGAACGACTGGCCCTGGAGGTGGACGACCTGGTGTGCGCCCCCGACGGCTTCGCCCGCAAACCCTCGCCCCAGATGCTGCGCACCCTGCTGGCGCGGCACGACCTCGCGCCCCGCGACTGCCTCGCCGTGGGCGACAGGACGGCCGACGTGGAGGCCGCCGCGGCCGCCGGGGTGCCGGCGCAGCTGCTGGAGACCCCGGGCGTTCCGCTCGATGCCGCGGGCGCGGACCGGCTGCGCAGCCTGCGTGCACTGATCGCCCTGTTCCCGGCCCCTGGAGCACAGGGCGGGGCCGGGCACTAG
- a CDS encoding maltokinase N-terminal cap-like domain-containing protein: MAIIHQAKLTPSKPEVLRQLLASRPWGEEGELAVLGAYRFDDPAGEVGVECHLVRVGEQVYHLPLTYRDAPLEGAAPITTMDHSVLGPRYVHDGLEDEVALACFARALAGEQEQAVLEVHDADGTVTTRPQTVALRRETDAGEELPSLDSLWDGERTFTIARTVDGLDDAVRLVAVWDGGEGVVAAC; this comes from the coding sequence ATGGCGATCATCCACCAGGCCAAGCTCACGCCCAGCAAGCCCGAGGTGCTCCGGCAGCTCCTCGCCTCCCGCCCCTGGGGCGAGGAGGGGGAGCTCGCGGTGCTCGGCGCCTACCGCTTCGACGACCCGGCTGGCGAGGTGGGGGTCGAGTGCCACCTGGTGCGCGTGGGGGAGCAGGTCTACCACCTGCCGCTGACCTATCGCGACGCACCGCTCGAGGGGGCCGCGCCGATCACGACCATGGACCATTCGGTGCTCGGCCCCCGGTACGTCCACGACGGGCTGGAGGACGAGGTGGCGCTGGCGTGCTTCGCCCGCGCCCTCGCGGGCGAGCAAGAGCAGGCCGTGCTCGAGGTCCACGACGCCGACGGCACCGTGACGACCAGGCCGCAGACGGTCGCGCTGCGTCGGGAGACGGATGCGGGAGAGGAGCTGCCGAGCCTGGACTCCCTGTGGGACGGCGAGCGGACGTTCACCATCGCGCGCACCGTGGACGGCCTCGATGACGCGGTCCGGCTCGTCGCCGTCTGGGACGGCGGCGAGGGCGTGGTCGCCGCCTGCTGA
- a CDS encoding LysR family transcriptional regulator, which yields MIDPRLTTLRTFARCGTVAATAELMGYSPSTVSAQLRELQQALGLTLLARDGRGLRLTATGKELVRRCDALFAQWEQIRAASANAGGQVPGQFGIGGFSTAASHLIAPLLPRLRDLHPSVEVQVMEASPARCFDLLVAERIDVAVVVSMQGEVLLEADPRFEKITLLDDPLDVMVPADHRLAARERVSLDELVAEPWVTDRPGSAYRALFTAAFTAAGLTPRIAHEATEWGTAIAIVGAGAGVGLLPRLVSLADTPGVRRVRLTGPGRPSRRIIAALRTGSTEAQLPRDSIRILREIAQDVLDTHLAGEDD from the coding sequence ATGATCGATCCTCGCCTCACCACCCTGCGCACCTTCGCCCGGTGCGGGACCGTCGCGGCCACCGCGGAGCTCATGGGCTACTCCCCCTCGACGGTGTCGGCACAGCTGAGAGAGCTGCAGCAGGCGCTGGGCCTGACGCTGCTGGCGCGTGACGGCCGAGGGCTGCGCCTCACCGCCACGGGGAAGGAGCTGGTGCGCCGCTGCGACGCCCTGTTCGCGCAATGGGAGCAGATCCGGGCCGCGAGCGCGAACGCCGGCGGCCAGGTCCCGGGCCAGTTCGGCATCGGCGGCTTCTCGACCGCGGCCTCGCACCTGATCGCCCCTCTCCTGCCCCGCCTGCGCGACCTCCACCCCTCGGTCGAGGTCCAGGTGATGGAGGCGAGTCCGGCGCGCTGCTTCGACCTGCTGGTGGCCGAGCGCATCGATGTGGCCGTGGTCGTCTCGATGCAGGGCGAGGTGCTCCTCGAGGCCGATCCCCGGTTCGAGAAGATCACCCTGCTCGACGATCCGCTGGACGTCATGGTGCCGGCGGACCACCGCCTCGCCGCACGGGAGCGGGTGTCGCTGGACGAGCTCGTCGCGGAACCGTGGGTGACCGACCGGCCGGGCTCCGCCTACCGCGCGCTGTTCACGGCGGCGTTCACGGCGGCAGGCCTCACGCCGCGCATCGCCCACGAGGCCACGGAGTGGGGGACGGCCATCGCCATCGTCGGGGCGGGGGCGGGAGTCGGACTGCTCCCCCGCCTCGTGAGCCTCGCGGACACCCCCGGGGTCCGTCGGGTGCGCCTGACGGGCCCGGGGCGTCCGAGCCGGCGCATCATCGCGGCGCTGCGCACCGGCAGCACCGAGGCCCAGCTCCCCCGTGACTCGATCCGGATCCTGCGCGAGATCGCCCAGGACGTCCTCGACACCCACCTCGCCGGGGAGGACGACTGA
- a CDS encoding aromatic ring-hydroxylating oxygenase subunit alpha, producing MAAIDAIFAAPVTTPDIAPEKLAELQALVESRRPGFSLRAPFYTDRQLFDLDMRAIFGQHWLFAGSIAELPEPGDYITVDFGPYALILLHHDDGSVRALHNVCRHRGARILTEDSGTTGNLVCGYHSWTYAPSGELIHASAPGEIDFDAGCFALKRAHCRVVGGLIFVCIAAQPPEDFDQVAEIFRPYVEPHELGATKVAYQQDIVEQGNWKLVMENNRECYHCDGHPELACSLFPTWGLTDETVPHHLTDVWTRNLSASAALEQRCRRYGLSFEVVEELDTRVVGIRISREPLDGEGESFSPDGRRLSKKLLGDLPDFRLGRCSMHLQPNSWFHLLGDHVITFAAFPIDEGRTLVRTTWLVADDAVEGVDYDLEALTHTWKQTNLQDKAFVELCQRGAASPAYEPGPYMKSEYQVEAFVNWYITRLRERLQ from the coding sequence ATGGCAGCGATCGACGCGATCTTCGCAGCACCCGTCACCACCCCCGACATCGCGCCCGAGAAGCTCGCCGAGCTTCAGGCGCTCGTCGAGTCCCGTCGGCCGGGCTTCTCGCTGAGGGCCCCGTTCTACACCGACAGGCAGCTGTTCGACCTGGACATGCGCGCCATCTTCGGGCAGCACTGGCTGTTCGCGGGGAGCATCGCCGAGCTGCCCGAGCCCGGCGACTACATCACCGTCGACTTCGGCCCCTACGCGCTCATCCTGCTGCACCACGACGACGGCTCCGTCAGGGCGCTGCACAACGTGTGCCGTCACCGCGGAGCCCGGATCCTCACGGAGGATTCCGGCACGACGGGGAACCTCGTGTGCGGGTACCACTCGTGGACGTACGCCCCGAGCGGAGAGCTGATCCACGCCTCGGCGCCCGGCGAGATCGACTTCGACGCCGGCTGCTTCGCGCTCAAGCGCGCGCACTGCCGGGTGGTGGGCGGCCTGATCTTCGTGTGCATCGCGGCGCAGCCGCCGGAGGACTTCGACCAGGTCGCCGAGATCTTCCGCCCCTACGTCGAGCCGCACGAGCTCGGCGCCACGAAGGTCGCGTACCAGCAGGACATCGTGGAGCAGGGCAACTGGAAGCTCGTGATGGAGAACAACCGCGAGTGCTACCACTGCGACGGTCACCCCGAGCTGGCGTGCTCGCTGTTCCCCACCTGGGGCCTGACCGACGAGACGGTGCCGCACCACCTCACCGACGTCTGGACCCGCAACCTCTCGGCGAGCGCCGCCCTCGAGCAGCGGTGCCGCCGATACGGCCTGTCGTTCGAGGTGGTCGAGGAGCTCGACACCCGCGTGGTCGGCATCCGCATCTCGCGCGAGCCGCTCGACGGCGAGGGGGAGTCGTTCTCGCCCGACGGTCGGCGGCTGTCGAAGAAGCTGCTGGGCGATCTGCCCGACTTCCGTCTGGGCCGCTGCTCCATGCACCTGCAGCCCAACAGCTGGTTCCACCTCCTGGGCGATCACGTGATCACCTTCGCGGCGTTCCCGATCGACGAGGGACGCACGCTGGTGCGCACCACCTGGCTGGTCGCCGACGACGCCGTCGAGGGCGTCGACTACGACCTCGAGGCCTTGACGCACACCTGGAAGCAGACCAACCTGCAGGACAAGGCGTTCGTGGAGCTGTGCCAGCGGGGTGCCGCCAGCCCTGCCTACGAGCCCGGGCCGTACATGAAGAGCGAGTACCAGGTCGAAGCCTTCGTGAACTGGTACATCACCCGCCTGCGCGAGAGGCTGCAGTGA
- a CDS encoding flavin reductase family protein, producing the protein MSFEVDVDRGTVPRALRTRGLEMPWNRVLAAVTGPAHAATALGPWYPQEFQAECVETIPECQDSTTFVFRRTDGAPLAFRAGQYLNIDVPVHGEDAEPVSRSYSLSSAPTSPWTFAVTVRRDGAGLVSSWAHANIRPGMVLDMLGPVGAFHLPDYDRRARYLFLAAGSGITPIMSMIRTIHSLPGQADVCLLYHGASPDRFAFVDELDFLEKADFRVRVVYSLGDRERPSGWGGRVGRISAEMIDAVAPDANGRQVYACGPQGYLERVLDCLPAVGVDDTSVFVENFTGDTATRREYAAELAAATEFAEDLQDAVEESTDLQVPALDVYELAAEDPALAHVEPTVAVDAEARAPVPRTPDAPEGERRVVGAGALTLSFLRSGLDVRIDPEQNILQAARASGVRIGANCQEGMCGSCKVVKLEGDVDMHHQGGIRAREIAAGKFLPCCSTAVTDLVIDA; encoded by the coding sequence GTGAGCTTCGAGGTCGACGTGGACAGGGGAACGGTGCCGCGCGCCCTGCGCACGCGAGGCCTCGAGATGCCGTGGAACCGCGTCCTGGCGGCGGTGACGGGGCCCGCGCACGCTGCGACGGCGCTCGGCCCCTGGTACCCGCAGGAGTTCCAGGCCGAGTGCGTCGAGACCATCCCCGAGTGCCAGGACAGCACGACCTTCGTGTTCCGTCGGACGGACGGCGCGCCCCTCGCCTTCCGCGCGGGCCAGTACCTCAACATCGACGTCCCCGTGCACGGGGAGGACGCCGAGCCGGTCAGCCGCAGCTACTCGCTCTCCAGCGCGCCGACCTCGCCGTGGACCTTCGCCGTGACGGTGCGGCGCGACGGGGCCGGGCTGGTGTCGTCGTGGGCGCACGCGAACATCCGCCCGGGCATGGTCCTGGACATGCTGGGCCCGGTGGGCGCCTTCCACCTGCCCGACTACGACCGCCGGGCGCGCTACCTGTTCCTCGCCGCCGGATCGGGCATCACCCCGATCATGTCGATGATCCGCACGATCCACTCCCTGCCGGGACAGGCGGACGTCTGCCTGCTCTATCACGGCGCGTCCCCGGACCGGTTCGCCTTCGTCGACGAGCTCGACTTCCTCGAGAAGGCCGACTTCCGGGTGCGCGTGGTGTACTCGCTCGGCGACAGGGAGCGGCCCTCGGGGTGGGGCGGCCGGGTGGGGCGCATCTCGGCCGAGATGATCGACGCCGTCGCGCCCGACGCCAACGGGCGCCAGGTGTACGCCTGCGGCCCGCAGGGCTACCTCGAGCGCGTGCTCGACTGCCTTCCGGCGGTGGGCGTGGACGACACCTCGGTGTTCGTCGAGAACTTCACCGGCGACACCGCCACGCGGCGCGAGTACGCCGCCGAGCTCGCGGCCGCCACGGAGTTCGCCGAGGATCTGCAGGACGCGGTCGAGGAGAGCACGGATCTCCAGGTCCCGGCCCTGGACGTCTACGAGCTCGCGGCGGAGGACCCGGCGCTGGCGCACGTGGAGCCCACCGTGGCGGTCGACGCCGAGGCGAGGGCGCCCGTTCCCCGCACCCCGGACGCACCGGAGGGGGAGCGCCGGGTGGTCGGCGCCGGCGCGCTCACCCTGTCCTTCCTCCGCAGCGGGCTCGATGTGCGCATCGACCCGGAGCAGAACATCCTCCAGGCGGCGCGCGCCTCCGGCGTGCGCATCGGCGCCAACTGCCAGGAGGGCATGTGCGGCTCGTGCAAGGTCGTGAAGCTCGAGGGCGACGTCGACATGCACCACCAGGGCGGCATCCGCGCACGCGAGATCGCCGCCGGGAAGTTCCTGCCCTGCTGCTCCACCGCCGTGACCGATCTCGTCATCGACGCCTGA